A region from the Panicum hallii strain FIL2 chromosome 1, PHallii_v3.1, whole genome shotgun sequence genome encodes:
- the LOC112878305 gene encoding ent-copalyl diphosphate synthase 2-like isoform X1, with amino-acid sequence MQGLTAPAAASPATALLRRRTAGTQQLQHALPGRALRWRRERSHHGFIVEARQSEAPEAVAHKPVVEKTQHKGEPTRHIDEMIGTVRASLREMGGGDISFSPYDTAWVALVKKLDGGEGPQFPSCIDWIANNQLPDGSWGDDAFFLVQDRLINTLACVIALKTWNVHSDRCNKGLSFVHENIKRLPEDDENWMLAGFETIFPTLLEMAKDVGLDMPCDDPALQDIYAKRDLKLAKIPKDVLHSVPTALLLSLEGMPGLDWDRLFKLQSPDGSFLSSAAPTAYALMQTGNKKCLEYLTDIVHKFNGGAPFVYPVELYERIWVVDRLERLGLASYFRAEIDSNLAYAYRHWSDEGIGFTWDCMVKDIDDTVMGFRLLRQHGYHVSTEALKHFETKDGEFVVYRGQTNQSVSAMYNLYRAADQAAFPGDDGVVRRAKAYSYAFLQERRASGDLNDKWIISSGLPSEVAYGLDFPWKANLPRVETRMYLEQYGGSDNVWIGKVLHRMHLFNNELFLKLAKADFSNFQRQCRLEWQGLKRWCEKNNLEMYGVTPQSAMRAYFLAAANIFEPDRAAERLGWARTAVIAQAISSCFLSSNAYATDSMLEGLIGELTSDGHNLARRGGNYSTTENGLLNALHELIDLSAPGKDASDNLREAWKTWLMELTTNGGHESCGGNTALLLVRTVEICSGRHSSANQNLKPAEYSQLEKLTSSICSKLGSRSLSQVNQNGTTMENTENLEQQVDQEMQELAQCVFKSRDAISRVTKQTFLHVTRSYCYVAHSSPETIDSHISKVIFEDVV; translated from the exons ATGCAGGGCTTAACAGCACCCGCTGCTGCGTCCCCAGCCACAGCATTGCTCCGACGACGGACTGCCGGGACACAGCAGCTTCAGCATGCCCTGCCCGGGCGCGCATTGCGCTGGCGACGTGAGCGATCTCATCACG GGTTCATCGTGGAGGCACGACAGAGCGAAGCACCTGAGGCAGTTGCACACAAACCAGTTGTTGAGAAGACACAGCATAAG GGTGAGCCAACAAGACACATCGACGAAATGATCGGCACCGTCAGAGCATCGTTGAGGGAGATGGGAGGCGGCGACATCAGTTTCTCCCCATACGACACAGCGTGGGTCGCCCTTGTGAAGAAGTTGGATGGTGGAGAAGGCCCGCAGTTCCCCTCGTGCATCGACTGGATCGCTAACAACCAGCTCCCAGATGGCTCATGGGGCGATGACGCCTTCTTTCTAGTCCAAGACCGGCTCATCAACACCTTGGCTTGCGTCATCGCTCTGAAAACTTGGAATGTTCATAGCGACAGGTGCAACAAAG GCTTGTCGTTTGTCCATGAGAATATAAAGAGACTACCCGAGGATGATGAGAATTGGATGCTGGCCGGTTTTGAGACAATCTTCCCAACGCTGCTAGAGATGGCGAAGGATGTAGGCCTTGACATGCCTTGTGATGACCCCGCGTTGCAGGACATATATGCCAAAAGAGATCTAAAACTCGCTAA GATTCCGAAAGATGTACTGCACTCTGTACCAACAGCTTTGCTTCTTAGCTTAGAGGGAATGCCAGGCTTAGACTGGGACAGGTTGTTCAAACTCCAGTCTCCAGACGGCTCCTTCTTGTCGTCAGCAGCTCCGACAGCTTATGCTCTTATGCAAACAGGCAACAAGAAATGCCTCGAGTACCTTACCGACATCGTCCACAAGTTCAACGGGGGAG CACCCTTTGTCTACCCCGTGGAGCTGTACGAGCGCATATGGGTTGTCGACCGGTTGGAGCGGTTAGGCTTAGCCTCCTACTTCAGGGCCGAAATTGACAGCAATTTAGCCTACGCTTACAG GCACTGGAGTGATGAAGGCATAGGTTTTACCTGGGACTGCATGGTGAAGGACATCGATGACACGGTCATGGGTTTCCGTCTCCTCCGGCAGCACGGCTACCACGTCTCTACTG AGGCCTTAAAGCATTTCGAGACGAAGGACGGCGAGTTCGTGGTGTACCGGGGGCAGACCAACCAGTCGGTGAGCGCGATGTACAACCTGTACCGCGCCGCCGACCAGGCCGCCTTCCCCGGCGACGACGGTGTTGTCCGGCGTGCCAAGGCCTACAGCTACGCGTTCCTTCAGGAGAGGCGAGCCTCCGGCGACCTCAACGACAAGTGGATCATCTCCTCGGGCCTGCCCAGCGAGGTCGCCTACGGCCTCGACTTCCCCTGGAAGGCGAATCTGCCGCGCGTGGAGACGAGGATGTACCTGGAGCAGTACGGTGGCAGTGACAATGTGTGGATCGGGAAGGTCCTTCACAG GATGCATCTCTTCAACAACGAGCTGTTCCTCAAGTTGGCGAAGGCCGACTTCAGCAACTTCCAGAGGCAATGCCGACTTGAGTGGCAGGGCCTCAAAAG GTGGTGTGAAAAAAACAATCTTGAAATGTATGGGGTGACTCCACAGAGCGCGATGAGGGCCTACTTCCTGGCAGCAGCCAACATCTTCGAACCAGACCGAGCGGCGGAGCGGCTGGGATGGGCGCGCACAGCGGTGATTGCCCAGGCCATCTCTTCATGCTTCCTGAGCAGCAACGCTTATGCTACTGACAGCATGCTGGAAGGGCTCATTGGTGAACTCACTAGTGACGGCCACAATCTTGCAAG GCGTGGAGGAAATTATTCGACGACGGAGAATGGCCTCCTCAATGCACTTCATGAGCTGATCGATCTCTCTGCACCTGGAAAAGATGCTTCTGACAATCTCCGTGAAGCT TGGAAGACATGGCTGATGGAATTGACCACGAACGGTGGCCATGAATCATGTGGAGGAAACACAGCACTGTTGTTAGTTCGCACAGTGGAGATCTGCTCAGGGAGACACAGTTCAGCCAACCAGAATTTGAAGCCTGCCGAGTATTCCCAGCTTGAGAAGCTAACCTCTTCCATCTGCAGCAAACTTGGCTCTAGGAGTCTCTCTCAG GTCAATCAGAATGGAACAACCATGGAGAACACTGAGAATTTAGAACAGCAGGTAGATCAGGAGATGCAAGAGCTGGCTCAGTGTGTTTTTAAGAGCCGCGACGCTATAAGCAGGGTGACCAAGCAGACATTTCTCCATGTGACTAGGAGCTACTGCTACGTTGCTCATTCTTCACCTGAAACAATCGACAGTCACATCTCCAAGGTCATATTTGAGGATGTCGTTTAG
- the LOC112878305 gene encoding ent-copalyl diphosphate synthase 2-like isoform X2 — protein MLTAAPVLRHVGFRPPTVELRRQRLPLLRPQQRHRGFIVEARQSEAPEAVAHKPVVEKTQHKGEPTRHIDEMIGTVRASLREMGGGDISFSPYDTAWVALVKKLDGGEGPQFPSCIDWIANNQLPDGSWGDDAFFLVQDRLINTLACVIALKTWNVHSDRCNKGLSFVHENIKRLPEDDENWMLAGFETIFPTLLEMAKDVGLDMPCDDPALQDIYAKRDLKLAKIPKDVLHSVPTALLLSLEGMPGLDWDRLFKLQSPDGSFLSSAAPTAYALMQTGNKKCLEYLTDIVHKFNGGAPFVYPVELYERIWVVDRLERLGLASYFRAEIDSNLAYAYRHWSDEGIGFTWDCMVKDIDDTVMGFRLLRQHGYHVSTEALKHFETKDGEFVVYRGQTNQSVSAMYNLYRAADQAAFPGDDGVVRRAKAYSYAFLQERRASGDLNDKWIISSGLPSEVAYGLDFPWKANLPRVETRMYLEQYGGSDNVWIGKVLHRMHLFNNELFLKLAKADFSNFQRQCRLEWQGLKRWCEKNNLEMYGVTPQSAMRAYFLAAANIFEPDRAAERLGWARTAVIAQAISSCFLSSNAYATDSMLEGLIGELTSDGHNLARRGGNYSTTENGLLNALHELIDLSAPGKDASDNLREAWKTWLMELTTNGGHESCGGNTALLLVRTVEICSGRHSSANQNLKPAEYSQLEKLTSSICSKLGSRSLSQVNQNGTTMENTENLEQQVDQEMQELAQCVFKSRDAISRVTKQTFLHVTRSYCYVAHSSPETIDSHISKVIFEDVV, from the exons ATGTTAACTGCTGCACCCGTTCTCCGGCATGTTGGCTTTCGCCCGCCAACGGTTGAGCTAAGGCGTCAGCGCCTCCCGCTGCTACGCCCCCAACAGCGGCATCGTG GGTTCATCGTGGAGGCACGACAGAGCGAAGCACCTGAGGCAGTTGCACACAAACCAGTTGTTGAGAAGACACAGCATAAG GGTGAGCCAACAAGACACATCGACGAAATGATCGGCACCGTCAGAGCATCGTTGAGGGAGATGGGAGGCGGCGACATCAGTTTCTCCCCATACGACACAGCGTGGGTCGCCCTTGTGAAGAAGTTGGATGGTGGAGAAGGCCCGCAGTTCCCCTCGTGCATCGACTGGATCGCTAACAACCAGCTCCCAGATGGCTCATGGGGCGATGACGCCTTCTTTCTAGTCCAAGACCGGCTCATCAACACCTTGGCTTGCGTCATCGCTCTGAAAACTTGGAATGTTCATAGCGACAGGTGCAACAAAG GCTTGTCGTTTGTCCATGAGAATATAAAGAGACTACCCGAGGATGATGAGAATTGGATGCTGGCCGGTTTTGAGACAATCTTCCCAACGCTGCTAGAGATGGCGAAGGATGTAGGCCTTGACATGCCTTGTGATGACCCCGCGTTGCAGGACATATATGCCAAAAGAGATCTAAAACTCGCTAA GATTCCGAAAGATGTACTGCACTCTGTACCAACAGCTTTGCTTCTTAGCTTAGAGGGAATGCCAGGCTTAGACTGGGACAGGTTGTTCAAACTCCAGTCTCCAGACGGCTCCTTCTTGTCGTCAGCAGCTCCGACAGCTTATGCTCTTATGCAAACAGGCAACAAGAAATGCCTCGAGTACCTTACCGACATCGTCCACAAGTTCAACGGGGGAG CACCCTTTGTCTACCCCGTGGAGCTGTACGAGCGCATATGGGTTGTCGACCGGTTGGAGCGGTTAGGCTTAGCCTCCTACTTCAGGGCCGAAATTGACAGCAATTTAGCCTACGCTTACAG GCACTGGAGTGATGAAGGCATAGGTTTTACCTGGGACTGCATGGTGAAGGACATCGATGACACGGTCATGGGTTTCCGTCTCCTCCGGCAGCACGGCTACCACGTCTCTACTG AGGCCTTAAAGCATTTCGAGACGAAGGACGGCGAGTTCGTGGTGTACCGGGGGCAGACCAACCAGTCGGTGAGCGCGATGTACAACCTGTACCGCGCCGCCGACCAGGCCGCCTTCCCCGGCGACGACGGTGTTGTCCGGCGTGCCAAGGCCTACAGCTACGCGTTCCTTCAGGAGAGGCGAGCCTCCGGCGACCTCAACGACAAGTGGATCATCTCCTCGGGCCTGCCCAGCGAGGTCGCCTACGGCCTCGACTTCCCCTGGAAGGCGAATCTGCCGCGCGTGGAGACGAGGATGTACCTGGAGCAGTACGGTGGCAGTGACAATGTGTGGATCGGGAAGGTCCTTCACAG GATGCATCTCTTCAACAACGAGCTGTTCCTCAAGTTGGCGAAGGCCGACTTCAGCAACTTCCAGAGGCAATGCCGACTTGAGTGGCAGGGCCTCAAAAG GTGGTGTGAAAAAAACAATCTTGAAATGTATGGGGTGACTCCACAGAGCGCGATGAGGGCCTACTTCCTGGCAGCAGCCAACATCTTCGAACCAGACCGAGCGGCGGAGCGGCTGGGATGGGCGCGCACAGCGGTGATTGCCCAGGCCATCTCTTCATGCTTCCTGAGCAGCAACGCTTATGCTACTGACAGCATGCTGGAAGGGCTCATTGGTGAACTCACTAGTGACGGCCACAATCTTGCAAG GCGTGGAGGAAATTATTCGACGACGGAGAATGGCCTCCTCAATGCACTTCATGAGCTGATCGATCTCTCTGCACCTGGAAAAGATGCTTCTGACAATCTCCGTGAAGCT TGGAAGACATGGCTGATGGAATTGACCACGAACGGTGGCCATGAATCATGTGGAGGAAACACAGCACTGTTGTTAGTTCGCACAGTGGAGATCTGCTCAGGGAGACACAGTTCAGCCAACCAGAATTTGAAGCCTGCCGAGTATTCCCAGCTTGAGAAGCTAACCTCTTCCATCTGCAGCAAACTTGGCTCTAGGAGTCTCTCTCAG GTCAATCAGAATGGAACAACCATGGAGAACACTGAGAATTTAGAACAGCAGGTAGATCAGGAGATGCAAGAGCTGGCTCAGTGTGTTTTTAAGAGCCGCGACGCTATAAGCAGGGTGACCAAGCAGACATTTCTCCATGTGACTAGGAGCTACTGCTACGTTGCTCATTCTTCACCTGAAACAATCGACAGTCACATCTCCAAGGTCATATTTGAGGATGTCGTTTAG
- the LOC112879144 gene encoding uncharacterized protein LOC112879144: MCMLNTGFIVEALQSEGSEPVAYKPVVGKTQHKGEPRHINEMIGTVRAALTSMGGGDISFSPYDTAWVALLKKLDGAEGPQFPSCIDWIAKNQLPDGSWGDDAFFLVQDRLIKTLASRGVTNLPLGLPPPVRLPRGWSGPGAWSWWGLLLARWSFLELVWRTEGIRFCLSSSTYARWVSSRASSVSGHCGRLHRRNIASTMLANGV, from the exons ATGTGCATGTTAAACACAG GGTTCATCGTGGAGGCACTACAGAGCGAAGGATCTGAGCCAGTTGCATACAAACCAGTTGTTGGGAAGACACAGCACAAG GGTGAGCCAAGACACATCAACGAAATGATCGGCACTGTTAGAGCAGCGTTGACGTCGATGGGAGGCGGCGACATCAGTTTCTCCCCATACGACACGGCGTGGGTCGCGCTTTTGAAAAAGCTGGACGGTGCAGAAGGCCCGCAGTTCCCCTCTTGCATCGACTGGATCGCTAAGAACCAGCTCCCAGATGGCTCATGGGGTGATGATGCCTTCTTCCTAGTCCAAGACCGGCTCATCAAGACCTTGGCCTCCCGTGGGGTTACCAACTTACCACTGGGTCTCCCACCTCCAGTGCGGCTACCTAGGGGCTGGTCTGGGCCAGGAGCTTGGTCCTGGTGGGGCCTGCTGCTAGCTCGCTGGTCGTTTCTCGAGTTGGTGTGGCGTACTGAAGGGATCAGATTCTGCTTGTCTAGTAGTACGTATGCTCGTTGGGTGAGTTCAAGAGCTTCTTCAGTTTCTGGGCACTGTGGTAGGCTGCATAGGAGGAACATTGCTTCTACAATGTTGGCCAACGGAGTATAG